The Magnolia sinica isolate HGM2019 chromosome 9, MsV1, whole genome shotgun sequence sequence ATCATTGAAGAGAAAATATTTTCTATGGGCTGCGAGGGTCCTGGAtctagttgatatttgtattctccCATCATCTGGCCTGTGTGACCGATCTAGCTGATAttggtattttcccttcatcaggtctatgtgacctcatcagcaacaggttggatgaaaaataaacattgcgATGGGCACTAGGAAGTTTTACATCGTGGCCGTTTggtgaccattgtttcctgtggatttgtatctgcttcatttttgggacaatgAATGTGGAAAACAGATGGAGggaatagatatataaagcatacatccaggtgggccacagtcaGGTCACGCCGACGTCACGGGATCCCTGGTCGCAGCTACGTGTCCTTGAATCAGGTGCTGTAACCGTAACCTTTTTTGTTAGTCAGGCAGTATTTTGTAAACAGATCTTTATTTCGTTAAGGTGTTGTGCTAACGTCAGCATAAATGACGTGTACCAATTAAATTCGATACGGGAAGCCGCCGTGCGCTGGAAACCGATGATCCGCACTCTTAAAGGAGAGGCTATTtaaaggaaatcggattgcgtactgagttactcagtacgagtacgcttttatcgtacaaactcagttgggcccactgtgaatttatgtggtttatccacaccgtccatccatttttactactAATTTTACTGGTTGATCCTAAAatttaagtaaatccaaagctcaagtagaccattaaacaggaaacagtgtggaataatgattttcaccgttgaaaccttcctagggtccaaagtaatttttatttgtcatccaacctgttcacaaagtcatggatgaacagaaaaaacaaacatcagcttgatccaaaacttctttcgcctccaaaaaagtttcaatggtagatgttcaatcaaactgtttcctgtggtgtggtccacttgagattttaacttgcttcgtttttgggatagccctaaaattatctgttaacatggattaacggagtggataaaataaataaataacagtggaccccacacagtttactcagtacgctaagggtactgagttactcagtacgcaatccgcttcctatatAAAGCGGCCCAACGAAGCTGAAACTCAAACCAGCCTCCGTCCGAAAATGTCTCTCTTCACTTCATGGCTTCCTGCTCTTCTAAGGATTCTTTCTCTTCTTGCTCTCTTACTTGTCTTCCCAAAGAGAAAAGTCACAAAGCTTCCACCAGGTCCTCCCCAGCTTCCCATCATTGGCAACCTCCACCAGCTCGGCAACTTATCTCATCGCTCATTTTGGCAACTATCCGAAAAATACGGCCCGCTCATGTATCTAAAACTAGGTAGCGTACCCACCCTAGTTATTTCCTCAGCCAAACTCGCCAGTGACGTGATGAAAACACAGGATCTCGACTTCTGCAATAGGCCTCTCTTTGTTTCATATAAGAAACTCTCTTACAATTTCTTAGACGTGGCTCGCACGCCCTACGGGGAGTACTATAGGGACATGcggaaaattttcaacaatgaGCTTCTAAACGTAAAGAGAGTCCAGTCGTTCAGGTTCATTAGGGAGGCAGAGGTTGCCCGCATGATCGCATCAATTTCCTGTTCTGCTTCATCTTCGACACCCGTAAATCTAACTGAGCTCATGTTAGCTCTCACGAGCACCATCATCAGCAGAGCTGCTTTCGGTAAGAGTTACGAAGGAGGAGATCAGAAGACCAACTTCCATGGTAGTTTTGAGGAGACGCAGGCCTTGTTCGCATCTTTCTTCTACGCCGATTACATCCCATGGTTGGGGTGGATCGACGTGGTCACCAGACAGCGGGCCCGGTTGGAGAAGTGTTTCCAGGACATGGATGTGTTCTATGAGCAAGTAATCGACGAGCACCTCAACCCCAAGAGGGTAAAACAGAATCAAGAGGACCTTGTGGATGTCTTGATACGAGTCCAAAAGGATCTCCATCTGTCTAGAGACCACATCAAGGCACTGCTCATGGTCATCcactcttccttcttcttgcctTCCTTTGGTTGATCAGAGAAGTTTCATGGATTCTTTATATTCTTTTCTATTGTTTATGAAGGACGTGACATAAAATCATACATCATAAGATTGGaatagaatcatcatcatcatcatcatccaagtctTCACCCAACTAATTATCCAAGGCCCTATTTAGTCGACACTTAAAATTGAGATAATCTCATTTTAATAATCATTTataatcatgtattagagatcttgatcccTAATAATTATATAATTACTGTATTAGAGACCAACTCATTTATACATGCCTACCATATATATACAGCCTAAGCCATATTACAACTAATTGGAGTCGTCTACTGAACATCAACAGGTCAAAGAGGCTTGATTTTCGTTGGGCAGTAGATCACCTGCAACACATGGTTCTCACCTTGGGCTAGTAATCGTAGTTCTACTTTAGACTTCTCTTTTAGCAGTTGATTGTTTGCATCATGGTATTTGATACTTTCACACTGCCTATATGCTCTTATTTATATCTACTTAGAACTTTTGGCCTTTCAGATTAATGCCCATTGCCAGCCGGAGAAACTGAACATGACCTCAATTCAACTGATCTGCCACCTGACTAGGTCTTTCTTAGTTATTGGGGAAGATTAGTTCAAGTATACGAAAAAGGATCATGTTGCGACACTTACTATGcacaacacatgcacacacacatgcatacacttACATGTGTCAACATCTAAATAAATCCAAATGCACCATTTCACTCTGTCAAGGACCATATCCCCTGGAAAGTCGTATCGTCAAGATTCATGATACAAGTTAAGGTGGATCAGTATATAACGAGGGATACCTACCTCTCACAGCCTTCGTCCTTTAACTTGGCTTGGGAATACTAATGAGAGCACAAACTCCCACTGGTGCCATGTAGTAGTCCATTAcataggacgcggattagctactgacaggttgagtagcgagactagctaatGCAGTGCGTCAccatgttctgtgggccccaccatgatgtatgtggtgtatccacactgtccatccatttggagagatcattttagggcattatccaaagaatgagtcagatccaaagctcgagtggatcccaccacacacacacacacacacaaaaaaccaACAAcattggagattgaatgcctaccattaaaaaattctaagggccatagaagttttcgatcaagctaatatttgtgttttccatttgttcatgtctatgttaactcatgagaaagttggatctcaaatatatatcatggtggaccctcagaagatttcaatggtgggcgtcactctccccactgttttctgtggcggggtccacttgagctttggatctaactcattccttggcttatgtcctaaaatgatctctccaaatggatagacggtatggatacagtacatacatcatggtggggcccataaaatagGGTGAGGTCACttttagtagctaatccgcggcctattacataggttgattaaaaTCAATTTATCATAATAGAATTTGCCATATGTTACAAAAAGGGTAATTTTTTACTATAGACACGACCGACCATTCACCTTTTTTTCCTCGACGAAAACAAAACTTACTAACCAAACTAGACACCTACCCGTATGGACGAACCCATAAAGATGAAAAAACCCTTACTTTTTCGAGCTGCTTACCCTAAATCTCAAGGATATTTTCATCCAAAACACAATTTTCTGTACCCTAAAACTCTATTTTTGTAACTAAGTTTTGGCccggcgaaaaaaaaaaaaaaaaaaatgcacagtaTGGAAGCGTCTATGGTGCTAATTTTTCCTTACAATGGcaaaatataaaatgtcaaatgTGTGTTCATAGTAAGCAGCTTCCATCTGGGGTAGCCATTTGGCTAACGTTGGCCTGCAATTTTATTGCAGAATATTTTTATTGCCGGAACAGACACAGGTGCTGCAACAGTGGTGTGGGCCATGACAGAACTCATAAGGAATCCAAGAGTGATGAAGAAAGTGCGGGGCGAAATTAGAAGGATTATTGGAAACAAAGGTAAAGTACAAGAAGATGACCTACACCAACTTGACTATTTCAAGTTAGTGGTGAAGGAGACATTTAGAATGCACCCAGCTGCCCCCACTCTTATTCCACGAGAAACTACT is a genomic window containing:
- the LOC131255946 gene encoding cytochrome P450 71A1-like; this encodes MSLFTSWLPALLRILSLLALLLVFPKRKVTKLPPGPPQLPIIGNLHQLGNLSHRSFWQLSEKYGPLMYLKLGSVPTLVISSAKLASDVMKTQDLDFCNRPLFVSYKKLSYNFLDVARTPYGEYYRDMRKIFNNELLNVKRVQSFRFIREAEVARMIASISCSASSSTPVNLTELMLALTSTIISRAAFGKSYEGGDQKTNFHGSFEETQALFASFFYADYIPWLGWIDVVTRQRARLEKCFQDMDVFYEQVIDEHLNPKRVKQNQEDLVDVLIRVQKDLHLSRDHIKALLMNIFIAGTDTGAATVVWAMTELIRNPRVMKKVRGEIRRIIGNKGKVQEDDLHQLDYFKLVVKETFRMHPAAPTLIPRETTRQCRLDGYDIAPKTLVFINALAIGHEPESWKNSREFWPERFIGNPIDYKGQDFQFIPFGAGWRICPGMHFGAMTVEISLANLLYSFNWELPSSMNREDINMSELPGITVHKKFPLLLMPIKYMNSMNGKTNE